The following proteins are encoded in a genomic region of Nicotiana sylvestris chromosome 4, ASM39365v2, whole genome shotgun sequence:
- the LOC104242319 gene encoding CASP-like protein PIMP1, whose amino-acid sequence MGCLVIVNLLSRILSLCSLATSITILTTASSDMTVSSLFHKDVEVKFGFSDFYAYRYMLACAAAGFVYSLLQTAFAIIQVKTGDCVCDKLIHFDVYADKIMSMIVGTGAAAGFGLTVDLNYLPNRAMITVDFLNKENVAASFCLGGFVCTMISSFISLKIFKDDYLYEC is encoded by the exons ATGGGTTGCTTAGTAATTGTGAATCTATTGTCAAGAATTCTTTCACTTTGTAGCTTGGCAACATCTATCACAATCCTCACCACTGCTTCCTCTGATATGACTGTTTCTTCCTTATTTCACAAAGATGTTGAAGTCAAATTTGGCTTTTCTGATTTCTATGCTTATCG TTACATGCTTGCTTGTGCTGCTGCTGGATTTGTGTATTCTCTCCTACAAACAGCATTTGCAATAATCCAAGTGAAGACTGGAGATTGCGTCTGTGATAAACTCATTCACTTTGACGTATATGCTGATAAG ATAATGTCGATGATAGTGGGTACGGGTGCAGCCGCAGGGTTTGGTTTAACGGTGGATTTGAATTATTTGCCTAATCGTGCAATGATCACCGTTGATTTTCTAAACAAAGAAAACGTAGCTGCTAGCTTTTGTCTCGGTGGATTTGTATGCACAATGATTTCATCGTTTATATCGTTAAAAATCTTTAAGGATGATTACTTGTATGAATGCTAG